One segment of Solanum stenotomum isolate F172 chromosome 1, ASM1918654v1, whole genome shotgun sequence DNA contains the following:
- the LOC125876904 gene encoding linoleate 9S-lipoxygenase B isoform X2, producing the protein MSLGGIVDAIVGNNDGEKVKGRVILMKKNVLDFTDIRASVVDGVADLLGQKVSIQLISGSVNADGLEGKRSNPAYLESWLTHITPIIAGESTFSVTFDWDHKEFGVPGAFIIKNLHLNEFFLKSLTLEDVPNHGNIHFVCNSWVYPSFRYKSDRIFFANQAYLPSETPEPLRNYRENELVVLRGDGTGKLEEWDRVYDYACYNDLGDPDKGEEYARPILGGSSEYPYPRRGRTGRKPTRTDPNCESRNPLLMTLDMYVPRDERFGHVKNSDFLTFSLKSILQTLLPEFKALLDNTPNEFDSFADVLNLYEGGIKLPEGPLLKTITDSIPSEILKDILQTDGQGLLKYPIPRVIQDDKTAWRTDEEFGREMLAGINPVVISRLQEFPPKSKLDPTIYGNQNSTITTEHVQDKLDGLTVDEAIKTNRLFILNHHNIVMPLLRKINMSANTKAYASRTLLFLQDNRTLKPLAIELSLPHPDGDQFGTVSKVYTPADKGVEGSIWQLAKAYVAVNDMGIHQLISHWLNTHAVIEPFVIATNRQLSVLHPIHKLLYPHFRNTMNINALARETLANCGGFVETYLFPAKYSMEMSAAAYKDWVFNEQALPADLIKRGVAVEDSSSPHGIRLLILDYPYAIDGLEIWAAINSWVTEYCKFYYKSDETVQKDTELQAWWKELREEGHGDKKDEAWWPKMQTRQELIDCCTIIIWIASALHAAVNFGLYSYAGFLPNRPSLSWNLMPEPGSAEYEELKTNPDKVFLKTFVPQLQTLLEMSIFEVLSRHASDEVYLGQRDSPEWTKDKEPLVAFERFVKMLNDIENRIMIMNSHKSWKNRSGPVKVPYTLLFPKSQEGLTGKGIPNSVSI; encoded by the exons ATGTCTTTGGGCGGAATAGTGGATGCCATCGTTGGAAACAATGATGGGGAAAAGGTGAAAGGAAGAgtgattttgatgaaaaaaaatgttttagacTTCACTGATATACGTGCTTCAGTTGTTGATGGGGTTGCTGATTTACTTGGCCAAAAAGTCTCTATCCAATTGATAAGTGGTTCTGTTAATGCTG ATGGTTTGGAAGGGAAACGCAGCAATCCAGCATACTTAGAGAGTTGGCTTACACACATCACCCCAATAATAGCAGGGGAATCAACTTTTAGTGTCACTTTTGATTGGGATCACAAAGAGTTTGGAGTTCCAGGAGCATTCATTATCAAGAATCTTCATCTTAATGAGTTCTTCCTCAAGTCACTCACACTCGAAGATGTTCCTAATCATGGAAACATCCATTTTGTCTGCAATTCTTGGGTTTATCCTTCTTTTAGATACAAGTCTGACCGCATTTTCTTTGCGAATCAG GCTTATCTCCCAAGTGAAACACCAGAACCATTGCGAAATTACAGAGAAAATGAACTAGTGGTTTTAAGAGGAGATGGTACTGGAAAGCTTGAAGAATGGGACAGGGTTTATGACTATGCTTGTTACAATGACTTGGGTGATCCAGATAAGGGCGAAGAGTATGCTAGGCCTATCCTTGGAGGGTCCTCTGAGTACCCGTATCCTCGTAGAGGCAGGACAGGCCGCAAACCAACCAGAACAG ATCCTAATTGTGAGAGCAGGAACCCATTGCTTATGACCTTAGACATGTATGTGCCAAGGGACGAGCGATTTGGTCATGTGAAGAATTCAGACTTCTTGACATTTTCCTTAAAATCCATTTTGCAAACTCTTCTCCCTGAGTTTAAGGCTTTGCTCGATAACACGCCTAATGAGTTTGATAGCTTTGCGGATGTACTTAATCTCTATGAAGGAGGAATCAAGTTGCCTGAAGGCCCTTTGTTGAAGACCATTACTGATAGCATTCCCTCGGAGATACTAAAAGACATCCTTCAAACTGATGGTCAAGGCCTACTTAAGTACCCAATTCCTCGAGTTATTCaag ACGATAAAACTGCATGGAGGACGGATGAGGAATTTGGGAGAGAAATGTTAGCGGGAATCAATCCGGTCGTAATCAGTAGACTCCAA GAATTCCCTCCGAAGAGCAAGTTGGATCCAACCATATATGGAAACCAAAACAGTACAATTACCACAGAACATGTACAGGATAAGTTGGATGGATTAACAGTGGATGAG GCAATCAAGACTAACAGGTTATTCATATTGAACCACCATAACATCGTGATGCCATTATTGAGGAAAATTAACATGTCAGCAAACACAAAAGCCTATGCCTCAAGAACTCTGCTCTTCCTACAAGATAATAGAACTTTGAAGCCACTAGCTATTGAACTAAGCTTGCCACATCCAGACGGAGATCAATTTGGTACTGTTAGCAAAGTATATACACCAGCTGACAAAGGTGTTGAAGGTTCTATCTGGCAGTTGGCCAAAGCCTATGTAGCAGTGAATGACATGGGCATTCATCAGCTCATTAGCCACTG GTTGAATACACACGCGGTGATCGAACCATTTGTGATTGCAACAAATAGGCAACTAAGTGTGCTTCATCCTATTCATAAACTTCTTTATCCTCATTTCCGTAACACGATGAACATAAATGCTTTAGCAAGAGAGACCTTGGCCAATTGTGGTGGTTTTGTTGAGACGTATCTTTTTCCTGCCAAATATTCCATGGAAATGTCAGCAGCAGCTTACAAAGATTGGGTTTTCAATGAACAAGCACTTCCTGCTGATCTCATCAAAAG AGGAGTGGCTGTTGAGGACTCGAGCTCCCCACATGGCATTCGTTTACTGATTCTGGACTATCCATATGCTATTGATGGCTTGGAAATTTGGGCAGCAATCAACAGTTGGGTAACAGAATATTGCAAGTTCTATTACAAATCTGATGAGACAGTACAGAAAGACACTGAACTCCAAGCTTGGTGGAAGGAGCTCCGCGAAGAAGGACATGGCGACAAGAAAGATGAGGCTTGGTGGCCTAAAATGCAAACTCGACAAGAGCTCATAGATTGTTGCACCATCATTATATGGATAGCTTCAGCACTTCATGCAGCAGTCAATTTTGGCTTATACTCTTACGCTGGTTTTCTCCCTAATCGCCCTAGTTTAAGCTGGAATTTGATGCCAGAGCCAGGAAGTGCTGAGTATGAAGAGCTCAAGACAAATCCAGACAAGGTATTCCTCAAAACATTTGTTCCTCAGTTGCAGACACTGCTTGAAATGTCCATCTTTGAGGTCTTGTCAAGGCATGCTTCAGATGAGGTTTACTTGGGACAAAGGGACTCACCTGAATGGACAAAGGATAAAGAACCACTTGTAGCTTTTGAGAGGTTTGTAAAGATGCTGAATGATATCGAGAATCGAATTATGATAATGAATAGTCATAAGAGTTGGAAGAACAGGTCAGGGCCTGTTAAAGTTCCATATACTTTGCTCTTCCCCAAAAGTCAAGAAGGACTCACAGGCAAAGGAATTCCCAACAGTGTGTCTATATAG
- the LOC125876904 gene encoding linoleate 9S-lipoxygenase B isoform X1: protein MSLGGIVDAIVGNNDGEKVKGRVILMKKNVLDFTDIRASVVDGVADLLGQKVSIQLISGSVNAADGLEGKRSNPAYLESWLTHITPIIAGESTFSVTFDWDHKEFGVPGAFIIKNLHLNEFFLKSLTLEDVPNHGNIHFVCNSWVYPSFRYKSDRIFFANQAYLPSETPEPLRNYRENELVVLRGDGTGKLEEWDRVYDYACYNDLGDPDKGEEYARPILGGSSEYPYPRRGRTGRKPTRTDPNCESRNPLLMTLDMYVPRDERFGHVKNSDFLTFSLKSILQTLLPEFKALLDNTPNEFDSFADVLNLYEGGIKLPEGPLLKTITDSIPSEILKDILQTDGQGLLKYPIPRVIQDDKTAWRTDEEFGREMLAGINPVVISRLQEFPPKSKLDPTIYGNQNSTITTEHVQDKLDGLTVDEAIKTNRLFILNHHNIVMPLLRKINMSANTKAYASRTLLFLQDNRTLKPLAIELSLPHPDGDQFGTVSKVYTPADKGVEGSIWQLAKAYVAVNDMGIHQLISHWLNTHAVIEPFVIATNRQLSVLHPIHKLLYPHFRNTMNINALARETLANCGGFVETYLFPAKYSMEMSAAAYKDWVFNEQALPADLIKRGVAVEDSSSPHGIRLLILDYPYAIDGLEIWAAINSWVTEYCKFYYKSDETVQKDTELQAWWKELREEGHGDKKDEAWWPKMQTRQELIDCCTIIIWIASALHAAVNFGLYSYAGFLPNRPSLSWNLMPEPGSAEYEELKTNPDKVFLKTFVPQLQTLLEMSIFEVLSRHASDEVYLGQRDSPEWTKDKEPLVAFERFVKMLNDIENRIMIMNSHKSWKNRSGPVKVPYTLLFPKSQEGLTGKGIPNSVSI, encoded by the exons ATGTCTTTGGGCGGAATAGTGGATGCCATCGTTGGAAACAATGATGGGGAAAAGGTGAAAGGAAGAgtgattttgatgaaaaaaaatgttttagacTTCACTGATATACGTGCTTCAGTTGTTGATGGGGTTGCTGATTTACTTGGCCAAAAAGTCTCTATCCAATTGATAAGTGGTTCTGTTAATGCTG CAGATGGTTTGGAAGGGAAACGCAGCAATCCAGCATACTTAGAGAGTTGGCTTACACACATCACCCCAATAATAGCAGGGGAATCAACTTTTAGTGTCACTTTTGATTGGGATCACAAAGAGTTTGGAGTTCCAGGAGCATTCATTATCAAGAATCTTCATCTTAATGAGTTCTTCCTCAAGTCACTCACACTCGAAGATGTTCCTAATCATGGAAACATCCATTTTGTCTGCAATTCTTGGGTTTATCCTTCTTTTAGATACAAGTCTGACCGCATTTTCTTTGCGAATCAG GCTTATCTCCCAAGTGAAACACCAGAACCATTGCGAAATTACAGAGAAAATGAACTAGTGGTTTTAAGAGGAGATGGTACTGGAAAGCTTGAAGAATGGGACAGGGTTTATGACTATGCTTGTTACAATGACTTGGGTGATCCAGATAAGGGCGAAGAGTATGCTAGGCCTATCCTTGGAGGGTCCTCTGAGTACCCGTATCCTCGTAGAGGCAGGACAGGCCGCAAACCAACCAGAACAG ATCCTAATTGTGAGAGCAGGAACCCATTGCTTATGACCTTAGACATGTATGTGCCAAGGGACGAGCGATTTGGTCATGTGAAGAATTCAGACTTCTTGACATTTTCCTTAAAATCCATTTTGCAAACTCTTCTCCCTGAGTTTAAGGCTTTGCTCGATAACACGCCTAATGAGTTTGATAGCTTTGCGGATGTACTTAATCTCTATGAAGGAGGAATCAAGTTGCCTGAAGGCCCTTTGTTGAAGACCATTACTGATAGCATTCCCTCGGAGATACTAAAAGACATCCTTCAAACTGATGGTCAAGGCCTACTTAAGTACCCAATTCCTCGAGTTATTCaag ACGATAAAACTGCATGGAGGACGGATGAGGAATTTGGGAGAGAAATGTTAGCGGGAATCAATCCGGTCGTAATCAGTAGACTCCAA GAATTCCCTCCGAAGAGCAAGTTGGATCCAACCATATATGGAAACCAAAACAGTACAATTACCACAGAACATGTACAGGATAAGTTGGATGGATTAACAGTGGATGAG GCAATCAAGACTAACAGGTTATTCATATTGAACCACCATAACATCGTGATGCCATTATTGAGGAAAATTAACATGTCAGCAAACACAAAAGCCTATGCCTCAAGAACTCTGCTCTTCCTACAAGATAATAGAACTTTGAAGCCACTAGCTATTGAACTAAGCTTGCCACATCCAGACGGAGATCAATTTGGTACTGTTAGCAAAGTATATACACCAGCTGACAAAGGTGTTGAAGGTTCTATCTGGCAGTTGGCCAAAGCCTATGTAGCAGTGAATGACATGGGCATTCATCAGCTCATTAGCCACTG GTTGAATACACACGCGGTGATCGAACCATTTGTGATTGCAACAAATAGGCAACTAAGTGTGCTTCATCCTATTCATAAACTTCTTTATCCTCATTTCCGTAACACGATGAACATAAATGCTTTAGCAAGAGAGACCTTGGCCAATTGTGGTGGTTTTGTTGAGACGTATCTTTTTCCTGCCAAATATTCCATGGAAATGTCAGCAGCAGCTTACAAAGATTGGGTTTTCAATGAACAAGCACTTCCTGCTGATCTCATCAAAAG AGGAGTGGCTGTTGAGGACTCGAGCTCCCCACATGGCATTCGTTTACTGATTCTGGACTATCCATATGCTATTGATGGCTTGGAAATTTGGGCAGCAATCAACAGTTGGGTAACAGAATATTGCAAGTTCTATTACAAATCTGATGAGACAGTACAGAAAGACACTGAACTCCAAGCTTGGTGGAAGGAGCTCCGCGAAGAAGGACATGGCGACAAGAAAGATGAGGCTTGGTGGCCTAAAATGCAAACTCGACAAGAGCTCATAGATTGTTGCACCATCATTATATGGATAGCTTCAGCACTTCATGCAGCAGTCAATTTTGGCTTATACTCTTACGCTGGTTTTCTCCCTAATCGCCCTAGTTTAAGCTGGAATTTGATGCCAGAGCCAGGAAGTGCTGAGTATGAAGAGCTCAAGACAAATCCAGACAAGGTATTCCTCAAAACATTTGTTCCTCAGTTGCAGACACTGCTTGAAATGTCCATCTTTGAGGTCTTGTCAAGGCATGCTTCAGATGAGGTTTACTTGGGACAAAGGGACTCACCTGAATGGACAAAGGATAAAGAACCACTTGTAGCTTTTGAGAGGTTTGTAAAGATGCTGAATGATATCGAGAATCGAATTATGATAATGAATAGTCATAAGAGTTGGAAGAACAGGTCAGGGCCTGTTAAAGTTCCATATACTTTGCTCTTCCCCAAAAGTCAAGAAGGACTCACAGGCAAAGGAATTCCCAACAGTGTGTCTATATAG